In a genomic window of Croceibacterium sp. TMG7-5b_MA50:
- the rho gene encoding transcription termination factor Rho: MHLKELKKRTPAELVSMAEDLGVEGASTMRRQDLMFAILKEVAEDGEEILGIGTIEVLQDGFGFLRSPEANYLAGPDDIYVSPNQVRKMGLRTGDTVEGEIRAPKDGERYFALTKLLKVNYDDPDAVRHRTNFDNLTPLYPEQRLVLDTVDPTVKDKSARVIDLISPQGKGQRALIVAPPRTGKTVLLQNIAKAITDNHPEVFLLVLLVDERPEEVTDMQRSVKGEVISSTFDEPASRHVQVAEMVIEKAKRLVEHKRDVVILLDSITRLGRAYNTVVPSSGKVLTGGVDANALQRPKRFFGAARNIEEGGSLSIIATALIDTGSRMDEVIFEEFKGTGNSEIVLDRKVADKRIFPALDVGKSGTRKEELLVDKGNLSKMWVLRRILMQMGTIDSMEFLLDKMKDSKSNADFFATMNQ, translated from the coding sequence ATGCATCTAAAAGAATTGAAGAAACGGACGCCGGCAGAACTGGTGTCCATGGCGGAGGATCTGGGCGTCGAGGGCGCCAGCACCATGCGCCGGCAGGACCTGATGTTCGCCATCCTGAAGGAAGTGGCGGAAGACGGCGAGGAGATCCTGGGAATCGGCACGATCGAGGTGCTGCAGGATGGCTTCGGCTTCCTGCGCTCGCCCGAGGCGAACTACCTCGCCGGTCCCGACGACATCTATGTGTCCCCGAACCAGGTCCGCAAGATGGGCCTGCGCACCGGCGACACGGTGGAAGGCGAGATCCGCGCGCCCAAGGATGGGGAGCGATACTTCGCGCTGACCAAGCTGCTGAAGGTCAATTACGACGACCCCGACGCCGTGCGCCACCGCACGAACTTCGACAATCTTACGCCGCTCTATCCCGAACAGCGGCTGGTGCTCGACACCGTGGACCCGACGGTCAAGGACAAGTCGGCCCGCGTGATCGACCTCATCAGCCCGCAGGGCAAGGGCCAGCGTGCGCTGATCGTCGCCCCGCCGCGCACCGGCAAGACGGTGCTGCTGCAGAACATCGCCAAGGCGATCACCGACAACCACCCCGAAGTGTTCCTGCTGGTCCTGCTGGTCGACGAACGGCCGGAGGAAGTCACCGACATGCAGCGTTCGGTGAAGGGTGAGGTGATCTCCTCCACCTTCGACGAACCCGCCTCCCGCCACGTGCAAGTCGCTGAAATGGTCATCGAAAAGGCGAAGCGCCTGGTCGAGCACAAGCGTGATGTCGTGATCCTGCTGGACTCGATCACCCGCCTCGGCCGCGCCTACAACACCGTGGTGCCGTCATCCGGCAAGGTGCTGACCGGCGGTGTCGATGCCAATGCGCTGCAGCGGCCCAAGCGCTTCTTCGGCGCGGCGCGAAATATCGAGGAGGGCGGCTCGCTTTCCATCATCGCCACCGCGCTGATCGATACCGGCAGCCGCATGGACGAGGTCATCTTCGAGGAGTTCAAGGGCACCGGTAACTCGGAAATCGTGCTCGACCGCAAGGTTGCGGACAAGCGCATCTTCCCGGCGCTGGATGTCGGCAAGTCCGGTACCCGCAAGGAAGAGCTGCTGGTGGACAAGGGCAATCTCAGCAAGATGTGGGTCCTGCGCCGCATTCTGATGCAGATGGGCACGATCGATTCCATGGAATTCCTGCTCGACAAGATGAAGGATTCCAAGTCCAACGCGGACTTCTTCGCCACGATGAACCAGTAA
- a CDS encoding CopD family protein, translating into MVAALAPLYPWLKAGHVIFVIFWMAGLFMLPRLFVYHQEAAAGSAEAAAWVERERRLLRIILRPALVAVWVLGIALALSIGAFADGWLHAKLVFVLGLSWYHGYLAAYAKKLARGERPLSGKALRLLNEVPGVATIVIVVLVIVKPF; encoded by the coding sequence ATGGTTGCCGCGCTCGCCCCGTTATATCCCTGGCTGAAGGCCGGGCACGTCATCTTCGTCATCTTCTGGATGGCGGGCCTGTTCATGTTGCCGCGGCTGTTCGTCTACCACCAGGAGGCTGCCGCCGGATCGGCGGAGGCTGCTGCTTGGGTGGAGCGGGAGCGTCGGCTGCTGCGGATCATCCTGCGCCCGGCGCTGGTCGCGGTGTGGGTGTTGGGGATTGCGCTGGCGCTGTCGATTGGCGCATTCGCCGATGGGTGGCTGCATGCCAAGCTGGTCTTCGTGCTGGGCCTGTCATGGTACCACGGCTACCTGGCCGCATATGCCAAGAAGCTGGCGAGGGGAGAACGGCCGCTGTCGGGCAAGGCGCTGCGGCTGCTGAACGAGGTGCCGGGCGTTGCCACAATCGTCATCGTGGTGCTGGTGATCGTCAAGCCGTTCTGA
- a CDS encoding glycoside hydrolase family 2 TIM barrel-domain containing protein, with product MLRATLPLLAVLLAGTLHQPAAAQRTVTPLPDGWRFLQGDPEGAERATIDESGWQEVSVPHDWAIAGPFDQAARGAGENGFLPTGIGWYRRDLGITPQPGRRYFVEFDGIMERSGVWVNGQHVGYRPQGYVSLRYDITRYLRADGPNTIAVRSDTAMAPSSRWYNGSGIYRHARLIETGALHITQGGAFVHTPEIGQDRALVAVSTEVENTTDAPLDARMEIVLTDPAGREVARTTTAAQRVDERRTASVAAQLPIASPRRWHTDDPALYTATIRVLGPDGASDAQDVRFGIRQAEFRADSGFWLNGENIKLKGVALHHDGGAVGAAVPRDVWRQRLTALKALGVNAIRTAHNVPSPEFLDLTDELGLLVMDELFDQWNVAKTPYDYHQFFGDWHKRDTADMIRRDRNHPSIVIWSAGNEIHDTAYPVQAKAALTSILGVAHATDPTRPVTMGLFRPNVTGDYSNGFADMLDVVGQNYRENELIAAHKQDPTRKIVGTENGHNRTNWVPVRDTPANAGMFLWTGIDYLGETNRAGWPFISRYTGLLDRTGLPHIRGFERQSWWAQQPVIHVVRNAIPDAAGPATDGAGGPNQPVLPTMIAVATPQPPVALFDDWTPAETSPHSETIEVYSNCRSVEAFLNGASLGTLPINEDASPRRWAVTWEPGEVRAVCRDAGASELADTLRTAGPATRIELSPDSPAVGSTFDDLTYVRARIVDANGVTVPGAEQVLHFAAEGTGKVIATDNGSESDHTPFPDLSRKPRGGIVTGLVRGTGPGTMVVRVSAEGLPTATIEMPTR from the coding sequence ATGCTGAGAGCCACCCTGCCCCTGCTGGCCGTGCTGCTGGCCGGTACACTGCACCAGCCTGCTGCCGCACAGCGCACGGTCACGCCGCTGCCGGATGGCTGGCGCTTCCTGCAGGGCGACCCGGAGGGGGCGGAGCGTGCCACCATCGACGAGAGCGGCTGGCAGGAGGTCAGCGTGCCGCATGACTGGGCGATCGCCGGCCCGTTCGATCAAGCGGCGCGCGGCGCGGGGGAGAACGGCTTCCTGCCGACCGGCATCGGCTGGTACCGCCGCGACCTCGGCATCACGCCGCAGCCCGGTCGCCGCTACTTCGTCGAGTTCGACGGGATCATGGAGCGGAGCGGCGTATGGGTGAACGGGCAGCACGTCGGCTACCGGCCGCAGGGCTATGTCAGCCTGCGCTACGACATCACCCGCTATCTGCGCGCTGACGGCCCGAACACCATCGCCGTGCGCAGCGACACGGCGATGGCGCCCTCGTCGCGGTGGTACAACGGGTCGGGCATCTACCGCCACGCGCGGCTGATCGAGACGGGCGCGCTGCACATCACCCAGGGCGGCGCTTTCGTCCATACGCCGGAGATCGGTCAGGACCGGGCGCTGGTCGCGGTGAGTACGGAGGTCGAGAACACCACCGATGCACCGCTGGACGCGCGGATGGAGATCGTACTGACGGATCCCGCCGGCCGGGAAGTCGCACGCACCACCACTGCGGCGCAGCGAGTGGACGAGCGGCGCACCGCGTCGGTCGCAGCACAGCTGCCCATCGCCAGTCCACGCCGCTGGCACACGGACGATCCCGCACTCTATACCGCGACCATCCGCGTGCTCGGACCGGACGGCGCCAGCGATGCGCAGGACGTGCGGTTCGGCATCCGCCAGGCGGAGTTTCGGGCCGACAGCGGCTTCTGGCTGAATGGGGAGAACATCAAGCTGAAGGGCGTCGCGCTGCACCATGACGGCGGCGCGGTTGGCGCGGCGGTGCCGCGCGATGTATGGCGCCAGCGGCTGACCGCGCTAAAGGCGCTGGGCGTCAATGCCATCCGCACCGCGCACAACGTGCCCAGCCCTGAGTTCCTGGACCTGACGGACGAGCTGGGCCTGCTGGTGATGGACGAGCTGTTCGACCAGTGGAACGTCGCCAAGACACCCTACGACTACCACCAGTTCTTCGGCGACTGGCACAAGCGCGACACCGCCGACATGATCCGGCGCGACCGCAACCATCCCAGCATCGTGATCTGGAGTGCGGGGAACGAGATCCACGACACCGCCTACCCGGTGCAGGCCAAGGCGGCGCTGACCAGCATCCTGGGCGTGGCCCATGCCACCGATCCGACCCGCCCCGTTACCATGGGCCTGTTCCGCCCCAATGTGACGGGCGACTACTCCAACGGCTTTGCCGATATGCTGGACGTGGTTGGCCAGAACTACCGCGAAAACGAGCTGATCGCCGCGCACAAGCAGGACCCGACCCGCAAGATCGTGGGGACGGAGAACGGCCACAACCGTACGAACTGGGTCCCGGTGCGCGACACCCCCGCTAATGCCGGCATGTTCCTGTGGACCGGCATCGACTATCTGGGGGAGACGAACCGTGCCGGCTGGCCGTTCATCAGCCGCTATACCGGGCTGCTCGACCGCACCGGCCTGCCGCATATTCGCGGGTTTGAACGGCAGAGCTGGTGGGCGCAGCAGCCGGTGATCCATGTGGTGCGCAACGCCATTCCCGATGCGGCCGGCCCCGCCACCGATGGCGCGGGCGGGCCGAACCAGCCGGTGCTGCCGACGATGATCGCCGTCGCCACCCCGCAGCCGCCGGTTGCGCTGTTCGACGACTGGACGCCCGCCGAGACCTCCCCGCATTCCGAAACGATCGAGGTCTACAGCAATTGCCGGTCGGTCGAGGCGTTCCTCAACGGCGCGAGCCTCGGCACGCTGCCGATCAACGAAGATGCCAGCCCGCGCCGCTGGGCGGTCACGTGGGAGCCGGGTGAGGTACGCGCCGTATGCCGCGACGCCGGGGCCAGCGAGTTGGCGGACACTTTGCGGACCGCCGGCCCGGCGACCCGGATCGAGCTGTCGCCCGACAGTCCCGCCGTCGGCTCCACCTTCGATGATCTCACCTATGTCCGCGCGCGGATCGTCGATGCGAACGGCGTGACGGTGCCCGGGGCGGAGCAGGTGCTGCACTTCGCGGCGGAGGGTACCGGCAAGGTGATCGCCACCGACAACGGCTCGGAAAGCGACCACACGCCCTTCCCCGATCTTTCCCGCAAGCCACGGGGCGGCATCGTGACCGGGCTGGTGCGCGGGACCGGGCCGGGCACCATGGTGGTGCGGGTGAGTGCGGAAGGACTGCCCACCGCCACGATCGAGATGCCGACGCGCTGA
- a CDS encoding ParA family protein codes for MAVIALYSVKGGVGKTTLAANLAWCAATTSCRRTLLWDLDPAGGAGFLLDAEPPGSGAAAARVFADGDAERLIRRTPFDRLDLLPADESLHDLDPLFASLGKRKRLAKLAAALMQRYDRIILDCPPVLGELAGQVLRAADLVVLPLPPSPLSMRAQVTVEAAIRQRTKSGVRLLPVLSMLDRRRALHRDLAAAQPDWPVIPLASVVEQGAVEQRPVGAMSPQSPAAIALGQLWTRIERELAA; via the coding sequence ATGGCAGTGATCGCGCTCTATTCAGTAAAGGGCGGCGTGGGAAAGACCACGCTGGCGGCAAATCTCGCGTGGTGCGCGGCGACCACCTCCTGCCGCCGCACGCTGTTGTGGGACCTCGATCCGGCGGGCGGAGCCGGCTTCCTGCTGGACGCGGAACCGCCAGGCAGCGGCGCTGCCGCAGCGCGGGTGTTCGCTGATGGCGATGCGGAACGGCTGATCCGCCGCACGCCGTTCGATCGGCTGGACCTGCTGCCGGCGGACGAGAGCCTGCACGATCTCGACCCATTGTTCGCCAGCCTGGGCAAGCGCAAGCGGTTGGCCAAGCTCGCCGCCGCGCTGATGCAGCGCTACGACCGGATCATTCTCGATTGTCCGCCGGTCCTGGGCGAGCTGGCGGGACAGGTGCTGCGCGCCGCCGACCTGGTGGTGCTGCCGTTGCCGCCGTCGCCGCTATCGATGCGGGCGCAAGTCACGGTTGAGGCGGCGATACGGCAGCGGACCAAGAGCGGCGTCAGGCTGCTGCCGGTGCTGTCCATGCTGGACCGCCGCCGCGCGCTCCACCGCGACCTTGCGGCGGCGCAGCCGGACTGGCCGGTGATCCCGCTGGCGAGCGTGGTGGAACAGGGCGCGGTGGAGCAGCGGCCGGTCGGGGCGATGAGCCCGCAATCGCCGGCAGCGATCGCGTTGGGGCAGCTGTGGACCCGGATCGAACGGGAGCTGGCCGCCTGA
- a CDS encoding GGDEF domain-containing protein, which produces MLDDTHSTTIAACSTALAVIMCIAVLLSLPRLGVGSQQGWQVAPFALAVPSGVLLTWPDLLAGGWGLQLGWCGLTLVYGAAWTAVRVSLGRPPLPWAVLLPCLAVLGFSLTLGSEDGWPQVRMLPRVMLFALFNLLSAREFWLADSRTLPAAGITLRWMFTLYAAVDLARTPLALMLPAPFGPAPTEVWSIAVFNFLLVLEGLLLGHFLAALGREQQADRNLSLAMVDPLTGAGNRRALEQALTMTEGPSRPGRQRHLAIAVFDIDRFKQVNDDHGHPFGDVVIAGAAEVARGLFAERQVFRTGGEEFAVLFRAGDAADAVRQAESLRQAFADRSHHRDGIVRRCTISIGVALDTSGLTPRTALAAADAALYAAKRGGRNCTILADTDALMGDGPWSVGQGSGAGERPAWNASGM; this is translated from the coding sequence GTGCTGGACGATACACACAGCACCACCATCGCCGCGTGCAGCACGGCACTTGCGGTGATCATGTGCATCGCCGTGCTGCTGTCGCTCCCGCGGCTCGGCGTCGGTAGCCAGCAGGGTTGGCAGGTTGCGCCATTCGCCCTGGCGGTGCCGTCAGGCGTCCTGTTGACCTGGCCCGACCTGCTGGCCGGCGGCTGGGGCTTGCAACTGGGCTGGTGCGGGCTGACGCTGGTTTATGGGGCCGCGTGGACCGCAGTGCGCGTCAGCCTGGGCCGCCCGCCGTTGCCCTGGGCCGTATTGCTGCCGTGCCTGGCCGTGCTCGGCTTTTCCCTGACACTCGGCTCAGAGGATGGCTGGCCGCAGGTCCGGATGCTGCCGCGCGTAATGCTGTTCGCGCTGTTCAACCTGCTATCCGCGCGCGAGTTCTGGCTGGCGGACAGCCGGACGCTGCCAGCAGCGGGCATCACGCTGCGCTGGATGTTCACCCTGTATGCGGCGGTCGATCTGGCGCGCACCCCGTTGGCGCTGATGCTGCCCGCGCCGTTCGGCCCGGCCCCGACGGAGGTCTGGTCCATCGCGGTCTTCAACTTCCTGCTGGTGCTGGAAGGATTGCTGCTGGGCCACTTCCTGGCCGCATTGGGGCGGGAACAGCAGGCGGACCGCAATCTGTCGCTCGCGATGGTCGATCCGTTGACCGGCGCCGGCAATCGCCGCGCATTGGAACAGGCGCTGACGATGACGGAGGGTCCATCGCGCCCGGGCAGGCAGCGGCACCTTGCCATCGCGGTGTTCGACATCGACCGTTTCAAGCAGGTGAATGACGATCACGGCCACCCGTTTGGCGATGTGGTGATTGCCGGTGCGGCCGAGGTTGCACGTGGACTGTTTGCCGAACGACAGGTCTTCCGCACTGGTGGCGAGGAGTTTGCCGTCCTGTTCCGCGCCGGCGACGCCGCCGATGCCGTGCGGCAGGCGGAGAGCCTGCGGCAGGCTTTCGCCGACCGCAGCCACCACCGCGACGGCATCGTCCGACGATGCACCATCAGCATCGGCGTGGCGCTGGACACATCGGGCCTTACGCCGCGCACTGCGCTGGCCGCTGCCGACGCTGCGTTGTACGCGGCGAAGCGGGGCGGCCGTAATTGCACCATCCTGGCGGATACGGATGCCTTGATGGGCGATGGTCCGTGGTCCGTGGGCCAGGGTAGCGGCGCTGGCGAACGCCCGGCATGGAATGCGTCCGGTATGTGA
- the rpoZ gene encoding DNA-directed RNA polymerase subunit omega yields MARVTVEDCVDKIPNRFDLVLLAAQRAREISGGAELTVDRDRDKNPVVALREIAEETVRPKHLHESVVQSLQRVLPDEEDEADEIGSLSQSAEAMRLSAAAPARNTSVGGDYDG; encoded by the coding sequence ATGGCGCGCGTCACGGTCGAAGATTGCGTCGACAAGATCCCCAACCGCTTCGATCTGGTGCTGCTGGCGGCCCAGCGTGCGCGCGAGATCTCCGGCGGGGCGGAACTGACCGTCGATCGCGACCGGGACAAGAACCCGGTCGTCGCCTTGCGCGAGATCGCGGAGGAGACCGTGCGGCCCAAGCACCTGCATGAAAGCGTCGTCCAGTCCCTGCAGCGCGTGCTGCCGGACGAGGAGGACGAGGCGGACGAGATCGGCTCGCTCAGCCAGTCGGCGGAAGCGATGCGGCTGTCGGCCGCTGCCCCGGCCCGGAACACCAGCGTGGGCGGCGATTACGACGGCTGA
- a CDS encoding M20/M25/M40 family metallo-hydrolase: protein MTLSQRLAATAALIALPLLPAPATAQNTAEPAISAERLSADVRTLASDPFGGRAPGTPGEARTVEWLVAELGRIGLEPGGKDGQWTQPVPLVRTQLGTGHVSARIDGETMPLALGQDIYMSTLRPVPAIEVDNAPMVFVGHGVTAPEREWDDFKDADLTGKVAVFLVNDPDFHADPGDPADGRFGGRAMTYYGRWTYKFEEAARRGAIAALIVHETPGAGYGWATVTAPGGENFDVAGAENRLALQGWLSGEAATRLFAAGGHDLAALSTAARLPDFRPVDLGTTFSAALPVEHELLMSANVLAKLPGTTRPDEVVLYGAHWDAYGEGEPGAQGRTIRPGANDDALGVAGLLEIARAFKAGPAPERTIAFGFWTAEERGLLGSETYAKDPAWPAAQTVANITLDILNTGGPAKDVLLVGQGQSTMEDLLGAAADAQGRTVTPEMLPERGLFYRADHFSLAKRGVPTLLFMAISGEPDLVAGGREAGQAWLEGYMACYHQTCDAWTPQLDFTGAAEDTQLAYEVGRDIADGTAWPVWKEGSEFRQIREESRAGQ from the coding sequence ATGACCCTGTCCCAACGTCTTGCCGCCACGGCCGCCCTCATCGCCCTGCCCCTGCTGCCCGCACCTGCCACTGCGCAGAACACTGCCGAACCCGCCATTTCGGCGGAGCGGTTGTCGGCCGATGTGCGTACGTTGGCGTCCGACCCGTTCGGCGGCCGCGCGCCCGGCACCCCCGGAGAAGCGCGCACGGTGGAATGGCTCGTCGCCGAACTCGGGCGCATCGGGCTGGAGCCGGGCGGTAAGGACGGCCAGTGGACGCAGCCCGTCCCGCTGGTGCGCACGCAGCTCGGCACCGGGCACGTCAGCGCCAGGATCGACGGCGAGACCATGCCGTTGGCTCTGGGGCAGGACATCTACATGAGCACGCTGCGCCCCGTGCCTGCGATCGAAGTCGACAATGCGCCGATGGTGTTCGTCGGCCACGGCGTCACCGCGCCGGAGCGGGAGTGGGACGACTTCAAAGACGCCGACCTGACGGGCAAGGTGGCCGTGTTTCTGGTCAACGACCCCGATTTCCATGCCGACCCCGGCGACCCGGCCGATGGCCGTTTCGGTGGGCGGGCGATGACCTATTACGGCCGCTGGACCTACAAGTTCGAGGAGGCCGCCCGACGTGGCGCGATCGCCGCGCTGATCGTGCACGAGACGCCCGGCGCCGGCTATGGCTGGGCCACCGTTACCGCGCCCGGCGGGGAGAACTTCGATGTCGCCGGGGCCGAGAACCGGCTGGCACTGCAGGGCTGGCTAAGCGGCGAGGCCGCGACCCGGCTGTTCGCTGCGGGCGGGCATGACCTCGCCGCGCTCAGCACTGCGGCCCGGCTGCCGGATTTCCGCCCCGTCGATCTCGGCACCACGTTCAGCGCGGCCCTGCCGGTGGAGCATGAGCTGTTGATGAGCGCCAATGTGCTGGCCAAGCTGCCCGGGACCACGCGCCCGGACGAGGTCGTCCTGTATGGCGCGCACTGGGACGCCTATGGCGAGGGCGAGCCGGGCGCACAGGGCCGCACCATCCGCCCGGGCGCCAATGACGATGCGCTGGGTGTCGCCGGGCTCCTGGAAATCGCGCGCGCGTTCAAGGCCGGCCCCGCGCCTGAGCGCACGATCGCCTTCGGCTTCTGGACGGCGGAGGAGCGCGGCCTCCTGGGATCGGAAACCTATGCCAAGGACCCGGCCTGGCCCGCGGCGCAGACGGTCGCGAACATCACGCTCGACATCCTCAACACCGGAGGTCCGGCAAAGGACGTGCTGCTGGTGGGCCAGGGGCAGAGCACGATGGAGGACCTGCTGGGCGCGGCGGCGGATGCGCAGGGGCGCACCGTCACGCCGGAGATGCTGCCCGAACGCGGCCTGTTCTACCGCGCGGATCACTTTTCGCTGGCGAAGCGCGGGGTGCCGACGCTGTTGTTCATGGCCATCAGCGGCGAGCCCGATCTGGTCGCCGGCGGGCGGGAGGCGGGGCAGGCGTGGCTGGAAGGCTACATGGCCTGCTACCACCAGACCTGTGACGCCTGGACGCCGCAGCTGGACTTCACCGGCGCGGCAGAGGATACGCAGCTCGCCTACGAGGTTGGGCGGGACATCGCGGACGGCACCGCTTGGCCCGTATGGAAGGAAGGGTCGGAGTTCCGGCAAATCCGCGAGGAGAGCCGCGCCGGGCAGTAG
- a CDS encoding replicative DNA helicase: protein MATLPDILRHPAAASESTGPQPRALPANLDAEAAFLGAVMIDNRVLEELAVPLRADHFFEPLHGRIFDRINLQIDKQMVVTPVTLKPFFEADPAMAELGGTSYLARLTADGQGLLAPRELAQQIYDLALLRELVSVGRELVEGALDTSEAVEPMLQIESAEAALFKVAEGATGQNEAESFRGATGKALSMIEMAINSGGHVSGKTTGLTSINEKVGGLHDSDLIILAGRPGMGKSSLATNIAFNCADRWLRDKRDGIEKSVGAPVALFSLEMSSDQLATRILAEQAGISSEALRMGKISRDDFQQLSYASQRLAELPLYIDDTPALSVAALRTRARRLKRRHDIGLIVLDYLQLMQGSQRSQDNRVNEISEISRGLKTLAKELQVPVIALSQLSRAVEQREDKRPMLSDLRESGSIEQDADMVWFIFREDYYVASREPKMPVGDGDMKGHEAHAAWQAEMERVYGLAELIVAKQRHGATGKVRLRFEPKITRFSDLAEGEYAGGGGYD from the coding sequence ATGGCCACCCTTCCCGACATCCTCCGCCACCCTGCCGCCGCCAGCGAATCGACCGGTCCGCAGCCACGCGCACTGCCTGCCAACCTGGATGCGGAAGCCGCGTTTCTCGGCGCGGTGATGATCGACAACCGGGTGCTGGAGGAGCTGGCGGTGCCACTGCGGGCCGACCACTTCTTCGAGCCCTTGCACGGCCGTATCTTCGACCGGATCAACCTGCAGATCGACAAGCAGATGGTCGTGACGCCGGTTACGCTGAAGCCGTTCTTCGAGGCGGACCCGGCGATGGCGGAGCTGGGCGGCACGTCCTACCTCGCGCGCCTGACTGCCGATGGGCAGGGCCTGCTGGCGCCGCGCGAACTGGCGCAGCAGATCTACGACCTCGCGTTGCTGCGCGAACTGGTCAGCGTGGGGCGCGAACTGGTGGAGGGCGCGCTCGACACGTCCGAGGCGGTCGAGCCGATGCTGCAGATCGAATCGGCGGAGGCGGCCCTGTTCAAGGTGGCCGAGGGTGCGACCGGCCAGAACGAGGCGGAAAGCTTCCGCGGCGCCACGGGCAAGGCGCTGTCCATGATCGAGATGGCGATCAATTCCGGCGGTCATGTCAGCGGCAAGACCACCGGCCTCACCTCCATCAACGAAAAGGTCGGCGGGCTGCACGATTCCGACCTCATCATCCTGGCCGGCCGTCCCGGCATGGGGAAGAGCTCGCTCGCCACCAACATCGCCTTCAACTGCGCGGACCGGTGGCTGCGCGACAAGCGCGACGGGATCGAGAAGTCGGTCGGCGCCCCGGTCGCGCTGTTCAGCCTCGAAATGTCGAGCGACCAGCTGGCGACCCGTATCCTGGCCGAACAGGCGGGCATCAGTTCCGAAGCGCTGCGCATGGGCAAGATCAGCCGTGACGATTTCCAGCAGCTCAGTTACGCCAGCCAGCGGTTGGCCGAACTGCCGCTGTATATCGACGACACGCCCGCGCTGTCCGTCGCCGCCTTGCGCACCCGCGCACGGCGGCTGAAGCGGCGGCACGATATCGGCCTGATCGTGCTCGACTACCTGCAGCTGATGCAAGGCAGCCAACGCAGCCAAGACAACCGCGTGAACGAGATCTCCGAGATCAGCCGCGGCCTGAAGACGCTGGCCAAGGAATTGCAGGTGCCGGTGATCGCCTTGTCGCAGCTGAGCCGCGCGGTGGAGCAGCGCGAGGACAAGCGCCCGATGCTGTCCGACCTGCGCGAATCCGGGTCGATCGAGCAGGACGCCGACATGGTGTGGTTCATCTTCCGCGAGGATTACTATGTCGCATCGCGCGAGCCCAAGATGCCGGTCGGCGACGGCGACATGAAGGGGCACGAGGCGCACGCCGCCTGGCAGGCGGAGATGGAGCGGGTCTATGGTCTGGCGGAGCTGATCGTCGCCAAGCAGCGACACGGCGCGACGGGCAAGGTGCGCCTGCGGTTCGAGCCCAAGATCACCCGCTTCTCCGACCTGGCGGAGGGTGAATATGCCGGGGGCGGCGGCTACGATTGA
- a CDS encoding UPF0262 family protein, which translates to MHDPATTADRIAHVELDEATILWRSEDVERERVAAMTDLVAENQFVPLRAVERGHQGPWSLRLSVADGRLDLWISDAEGADAGAIGLGLARFRRDIREYFAIVDSYYKAIRNPSAQEIETIDMARRAIHDRATRQLQEALEGKVDTDFATARRLFTLICVLHIRG; encoded by the coding sequence ATGCACGATCCCGCCACCACCGCCGACCGCATCGCCCATGTCGAACTGGACGAGGCCACGATCCTGTGGCGCAGCGAGGATGTGGAGCGGGAACGGGTGGCGGCGATGACCGACCTCGTGGCGGAGAACCAGTTCGTGCCGCTGCGCGCGGTCGAACGCGGCCACCAGGGGCCATGGTCGCTGCGCCTGTCGGTCGCCGATGGCCGGCTGGACCTGTGGATCAGCGATGCCGAGGGGGCGGATGCCGGCGCGATCGGCCTGGGCCTTGCCCGCTTCCGCCGCGACATCCGCGAATATTTCGCCATCGTCGACAGCTACTACAAGGCGATCCGCAATCCTTCCGCGCAGGAGATCGAGACGATCGACATGGCCCGTCGCGCGATCCACGACCGTGCGACCCGCCAGTTGCAAGAGGCGCTGGAAGGCAAGGTGGATACCGATTTCGC